The Seriola aureovittata isolate HTS-2021-v1 ecotype China chromosome 12, ASM2101889v1, whole genome shotgun sequence genome window below encodes:
- the atpsckmt gene encoding ATP synthase subunit C lysine N-methyltransferase — translation MSQQELFLDSAPSGAKESRGRSRLGLIVTGVMGGSLVALYAVAAPFVAPALRKICLPFVPATTAQVENVLNVLRARSGSLVDIGSGDGRIVIAAAKHGFKASGFELNPWLVWYSRYKAWREGVHCSTSFHISDLWKVSFAQYSNVVIFGVPQMMDQLELKLARELPSTAKVVACRFPFPTWVPEETAGEGIDTVWVYDAETFKSQLQQRMTRKTMPEQEDTPDIHT, via the exons TCGGCGCCGAGCGGCGCGAAGGAGAGCAGGGGCAGAAGCCGACTCGGGCTCATCGTCACCGGGGTGATGGGAGGGTCGCTGGTCGCCCTGTACGCGGTGGCCGCCCCTTTTGTTGCCCCTGCCCTGAGAAAAATCTGCCTCCCGTTTGTCCCAGCGACCACAGCTCAGGTGGAGAATGTCCTCAACGTGCTGCGGGCCAGATCAGGGAGCCTGGTGGACATTGGGAGTGGAGATGGGAGGATA GTGATTGCAGCAGCCAAGCATGGGTTCAAGGCGTCGGGCTTTGAGCTGAACCCCTGGCTGGTGTGGTATTCTCGCTACAAGGCCTGGAGAGAGGGAGTCCATTGCTCCACCTCCTTCCACATCTCTGACTTGTGGAAG GTCAGTTTTGCTCAGTACTCCAATGTTGTCATTTTTGGAGTCCCTCAAATG ATGGACCAGCTGGAGCTGAAGCTGGCGAGGGAGTTGCCAAGTACAGCCAAGGTGGTGGCCTGCCGCTTCCCCTTCCCTACCTGGGTCCCTGAAGAGACAGCTGGGGAGGGCATAGACACTGTATGGGTGTACGATGCCGAGACGTTTAAATCACAGCTGCAACAACGAATGACAAGAAAGACAATGCCAGAACAAGAGGACACGccagatatacacacataa